The genome window TCATATCAGCAGTTGTTACTGTTGGAGTAAATGCAAACTGAGTAATCATACCTGGCACACAATTCATTTGCGCTCTAAAGTGAGGCATGTAAGCAGAGTGTAATACGTCTTGAGAACGCATTTTGAAAATTACTTTTTTTCCAACTGGTAAGTGTAATTCAGTAACAACTTTATCATCTTGAGCAGCTGGATCAGCTAAATCAACTCCTAAAGTATTGATACCTTCAATTAATCTTACATTCGCTTTACCTAATGTTTTATCATCACCTGCATAACGAGCTTCCCAACCAAATTGTTTTGCGTATAATTCAATTACAATTGCATCTTGTTTATCCTCTTCGTCAACAAACATAATGTTGTTCCAAGTATATAAACCATACATAATTAAACCTGCTAAAACAATAACTGGGATAATTGTCCAAACTGCTTCTAATTTATTGTTATCAGCAAAGTAAAGTGCTTTTTGACCCTCTTTACCTCTATATTTGAAAGCAAAATAGTGTAATAAAAACTGTGTAATTGTTTGTACAAAGAAAATGATAGCAAATGAAATATACATTAAGTTATCATAATCTGGTCCATGTTCAGATGCTGGAGTACCTAATACTAAATCTCCCCAAGCATATAATGAATAAATAGTAAATACATAAATGAAACCAACAAAGGCAAACATTAAGTAACCATTTACAGTATTATCTTTATCATTAGCGATTTCAGAATTTTCTGAAGATGCGCCAATTTGGGTTAAATCAAAAATTTTAGTCAATTGCCATACAGCGATACCTACTAGAACTAAAATTATAAATACCAAGAAACTTGTCATTTTTATTTCTTTTTAACTATTAATAATGAAAATGTTTACTCTCCTCGATTAAAGGATTTCCTTTTGGAACTAATGGAGCCTTAGTTAAAGCTGAGAATACAACGAAAATGAATAAACCTAAGAAGAACAATAAAGCTCCGATTTCAGGAATACCAATAAACCATTGATCACCAACTGTTGCAGGCATAATCATATTGAAGAAATCAATATAATGACCACATAAAATTACGATACCAGCCATTACAACAATCCAAGTCAAACGTTTGAAATCAGTGTTGATTAAGATTAATAATGGGAAGATGAAGTTCATTGCTAACATTCCGAAGAATGGTAATTTGTAGTGCTCGATTCTAGTTACGAAATATGTAACCTCTTCTGGAATATTTGAATACCAAATCAACATGAATTGAGAGAACCATAAATATGTCCAAAAAATACTGATACCAAACATAAATTTAGCTAAATCATGTATATGACTTGTATTTACATATTCTAAATATCCTTTAGATTTTAAGTATAATGTTATCATTGCAATTACCGTAATACCACTTACGAAGAAACTTGCAAATACATACCATCCAAATAAAGTACTATACCAGTGAGGATCAACTGACATAATCCAATCCCAAGACATAATAGATTCTGACACAATAAAGAAAACTAAGAAAGCCGCAGCCATTTTGAAGTTTTTCTTGTAGAATGAATTGTCAGAAGCAGCATCTTGAGCTAATGAATTTTTTCTAGAGAAATGACGGTATAAATTCCAAACGATTAAGAAAACAGCAGCTCTTCCTAAGAAGAAAGGCACGTTTAAGTAACCCGATTTTAAATCAATTAATCTATCGTATTTAACACTTGCTTTGTCTAAAACTTCTGGATCCATCCAAACAAATAAGTGGTTGAAATGCATTCCAGCAGCTACTAATAAAACAAAGAAAATAATAGAACCTGGCAATAAGTAAGCTGTAATACCTTCCATAACTCTAAATAAAATTGGAGACCAACCTGCTTGTGCAGCATATTGGATAGCATAGAAAGCTAAAACCCCAACAGAAATTAACATGAAGAAGATACAAGCTACATATAAAGCAGCCCAAGGTTTATTTTGTAATTGGTGTAGAACGTGTTCTAAATGTGCTTTGTGATCATCATGAGAATGAGCATCTGCTTTAGCGTGAGCATCATGATTATCAGCGTGAGCTTCGGCGTGTGCTGCTACACTATCAACTACCATATGAGCTTCTGCATGAGTTGAATCTACAACATGAGTATCAGCAACTTTCATAGTATCAACTACAACATGTTCTTCTGTAGCATGAGCTTCAGTAGCATGAGACACCTCTTTTTCTACATGAGCAGCTTCGTGACCATGATGACTATCTGCAGCTAATATTTTCTCTACATCCTCAATTGTTTTAGGAGCGGCCATGAAACCAATTCCGATACCGATTGCACCTAAAAGCATTAGGACGAATGAAAAAGTTTTTAATTTACTTGAAAACGTGTACATATCTATTATTTTCAAAAAGTATTAATATTATAATCCAGATTTAAGTTTTAAAACGTAATCAGTTACTTGCCATCTCTCTTGTTGAGATAATTGGTTAGCATGAGAACCCATAGAATTTAATCCATAAGTAATTACGTGAAAAACACTTCCTTCTGTAATTTCTCTATCTTTATAACTTGGAACTCCAAGGAATTTTTCTTTAACTACTAAATTTCCTTTACCATCACCTTTTTCACCATGACAAATAGCACAGTAAATATTGAATAATTCTTTTCCTTTTTCAGGATTTAAAGAAATTGAATCCAAAGGTGATTTTAATGTAGCTTTAGCTAAAGCATACCCTTCTGGTGTATTTGGAATTTCATAAGGTACAAAACCTCTTTTAATAGAACCTTTTGCAGGTAATTGAGCTTCAACTCCACCTTTAAAAATATCATGCTCAGAATACGTTTCATAAGAAACTGCTTCATACATGTTTGGCATGAACTGATAGTTAGGTTTTGCTTTATCGAAACATGAAGTTGCCATAAAAGACAAACCTACTACTGCTACTATTTTATATAAACTTTTCATAACTATCTATTAATGCTTTTCTACAACTTTAACTTCAACTGCTCCAGTGTTTGTAAAGAAAGAAACTAATTCTTCTTCGTTACCATGAACTCCAACTTCCATTAAAAAATGATCATCAGTTGTTCTTACATCTGGATTTTCTGCTTTTTTGAATGGCCATAATTTACTTCTCATATAAAAAGTGATTACCATTAAGTGAGCAGCAAAGAATACAGTACCTTCAAACATGATAGGCACAAATGCAGGCATGTTATCGATATAACTGAAACTTGGTTTACCACCGATATCTTGTGGCCAATCATTAATCATAATGAAATTCATCAAAGCCGTGTAAATTGAAAGTCCAACTAATCCGTAGATGAATGCACAAATTGCAATTCTTGTTGGCGCTAACCCCATTGCTTTGTCCAATCCGTGAACTGGAAAAGGTGTATAAATTTCTTCAATATGATGATGAGCTGCTCTAGTTTGTTTTACAGCATCCATTAAAACATCATCATCATTATATATAGCGTGTATTACTTTATTACTCATGATATTAATGATTATCTGAATGATTATGACCGTGTTTTTCTCTTTCTGCCTTGTAATTATCTCCAGATGATTTTAAGATAGTCTTAACCTCTGCTTGAGCAATTACTGGGAAACTTCTTGAATATAATAAGAACAATACAAAGAAGAATCCGATAGTTCCAATATAGATACCAGCATCAACAAAAGTTGGTTGGAACATTGTCCAAGAAGATGGTAAATAATCTCTGTGTAATGAAGTTACGATGATTACAAAACGCTCAAACCACATTCCTACGTTTACTACAATCGAAATGATGAAAGAAGCCATAATGTTTGTTCTAATTTTCTTAGACCACATAACTTGTGGAGAAATTACATTACAAGTCATCATCAACCAGTATGACCACCAGTAAGGACCTGTTGCTCTGTTTAAGAAAGCATATTGTTCGTACTCTACTCCAGAATACCAAGCTACGAATAACTCAGTGATATAAGCACAACCTACGATAGAACCAGTAATCATGATTACGATGTTCATTAATTCAATATGTTGAATTGTGATATAATCTTCTAAGTTAGAAACTTTTCTCATGATGATAAGTAATGTGTTTACCATTGCGAATCCTGAGAAAATCGCACCTGCTACGAAGTAAGGAGGTAAGATTGTTGTATGCCATCCTGGAATTACAGAAGTAGCAAAGTCAAATGATACAATTGTGTGTACAGAAAGTACAAGAGGAGTTGCTAAACCAGCTAATACAAGAGAAACCTCTTCAAAACGTTGCCAGTCTTTAGCTCTACCAGACCATCCAAAAGATAAAGTCGAATAAATTCTTTTTGTAAAAGGAGTTACAGCTCTATCACGTAACATTGCAAAGTCAGGTAATAAACCAGTCCACCAGAATACTAATGATACTGATAAATAAGTTGAGATTGCGAATACGTCCCATAATAATGGAGAGTTAAAGTTAACCCATAATGATCCGAATTGATTTGGTATTGGTAATACCCAGTATCCTAACCATGGACGACCCATGTGAATGATTGGGAATAAACCTGCTTGCATTACTGAGAAAATCGTCATTGCTTCTGCAGAACGGTTAATCGCCATTCTCCATTTTTGACGGAATAATAATAATACGGCTGAGATAAGAGTTCCGGCGTGACCGATACCTACCCACCAAACGAAATTGGTGATATCCCATGCCCAACCTACTGTTTTATTTAATCCCCATGTTCCAATACCTGTGGTTACAGTATAAATCATACAACCTAATCCCCATAGGAAAGCGGCTAATGCGATTGAAAATACTATCCACCATTGTTTGTTTGCTCTACCTTCTACAGGTTTAGCCACATCTACCGTTACATCGTGGTAAGACTTACTTCCTACTACTAAAGGTTTTCTAATGGGTGCTTCGTAATGAGACGACATAATCCTTTATATTGTTTCTATTAATTAATACTTATTTATCGTTTCTAACTTTCACGTGGTACATCACGTTTGGTTTTGTTCCGATGTGCTCTAACAAATGATACATTCTATCAGACTCAACTAATTTAGCAACATCTGATTCTGAATTGTTAATATCACCAAATTTCATAGCTCCACTTGAACATGCAGCAGAACATGCAGTTTGGAATTCATCCTTACCTACTTCTCTACCTTCACGTTTCGCTTTTAATTTTACAGCTTGAGTCATTTGGATACACATAGAACATTTCTCCATAACTCCACGAGAACGTACATTTACATCTGGGTTGATAACCATACGACCTAAATCATCATTCATATGATAATCGAACTCGCTGTTTTTGTTATATAAGAACCAGTTGAAACGTCTTACTTTATATGGACAGTTGTTTGCACAATAACGAGTACCAACACATCTGTTATAAGCCATATGATTTTGACCTTCTCTACCATGAGATGTAGCAGCTACTGGACAAACAGTCTCACAAGGAGCATGATTACAGTGTTGACACATTACTGGTTGGAAAGCAACTTGTGGATTTTCTGAAGGATCTTCCATACTTGCGAAAGTATCGATAGAGTTCATTAAACCAGCAGAACCATCTTTAAATTCAATATCACCAGCAAAAGTATCTTGTGAAGAATAATATCTATCGATACGTAACCAGTGCATATCTCTACTTCTTCTGATTTCAGATTTACCAACTACTGGCACATTGTTTTCAGCATGACATGCAATAACACATGCTCCACATCCTGTACAAGCATTTAAATCGATAGATAAATTGAAATGGTGACCTGTTGATCTATCAAAAGAATCCCATAAATCAACTTCAGTAGTAGCAGTTGGTTTGTGATCTAATGATACCATTGGAACTGGATTCCAAATTTCTGCTTTTTGAGTATTGAAAACTTCTAAAGTAGTTTCTTTAACGATATCTCCTCTACCCATTAACGTTTTTTGTAACTGTACACATGCAAATTCATGCTCACCGTTAGCAACAGTAATAGTAGCAGATTGATTAGAATTTAAGTTAGCATATAATGCATAAGCATTAACACCAACTTGCATTTCTTCTTTTAATCCTAATTTTTTTCCATATCCAAAAGCCAAACCTAAAGTTCCTTTTGCTTGACCTGGTTGGATAACAACTGGTACATTTTCTAAAGTAGCATTTCCTACTTTAATTGTAGCGTAACTTCCGTTTAAACCTCCGTTAGCAACATTCCAGTTTTTAAATCCACCTTTATCAGCATCCGCTTTTGAAATAGTTACGTAGTTATCCCAAGATACTCTTGTAATTGGATCTGGGAACTCTTGTAACCATGGGTTGTTTGCTTGCTGACCATCTCCCATTCCTACTTTAGTATATAATACTAAATCGAAATTGTTAGATTTTGCTTGCGCTAAAGCAGAAGCGGCACCAGCATAATCAGCAGAAGTTGCTGCTAATGGAGAAGCTTCAGAAGCAACAAAACCATCATGAACTGCTTGATTCCAAGATTTTCCTGCTAAAGAAGCAGCAGAGAAAGACTTTAAGAAATCATAATAAGCAACTGTATTATCTGTCCAAGTCAATAAAGCTTCTTGGAATTGTTTTGTATTGAATAAAGGACGAATCGTTGGTTGCATAATGCTGTAATTACTTCTTGTAATCGCAACATCTCCCCAAGACTCTAAATAGTGTGGAGCCGCAGCAGCAATTGTAGTCAAAGATGAAGTTTCATCTTCTTTCATAGAGAAAGCTACAGAAAGCTTAACTGATTTTAAAGCCGCAACGAAATCTTTAGAATTTGCTAAAGTATAAGCCGGATTAACACCATTCATAATTAAAGTATGAACTTTTCCAGCTTTCATATCAGCTACTAACTGAGCAACAGCTTTTGCATCACCTTTTCTTGTAAGGATAGCATCTGAAGGATTGAATGCTTCTGATTGTAAAGCGTTGTTAATTGCTAAAGCTAATAACTGAGCATTAACATCGTCTAAACCAGTTACAAAAACTCCTTTTGAACCAGCTGCTTTTAATTGTTTAGCCGCTTTAACTACAGCCTCATCGTATTTCTCGATTTTAGATGTACTTACAGCAGCACCTGTAACAATATTATATATTTTTACTAACGCTTGTTTTTGAGCTGCAACATTCAACGGAATTCTAACATCAGCATTAGCACCTGCTAAAGACATGTTAGCTTCGATTTGAATATGTTTAGACATCATTCCGTTTTTAGGAATACGACCTTGAGCATATCCTGCATCAAAACCTCCACCTTGCCAATCACCTAAGAAATCAGCACCAACAGAAACAATTGTGTTAGCTTTTGAAAAATCATAATTAGCTAAAGCTCTAACTCCATAAACAGCTTGAAAAGCATCTAATGCATTTGATTCAGAAACCGCATCATATACAACATGCTTAGTTGTAGGATATTTAGCCACTAAAGAAGCAATTAAAGCATCAGTTGAAGGACTCGCCATTGTATTAGTTAATACAACTACATTTCCACCTTTAGCTTTTGCATCTTCTAAGCTAGCTTTAACTTTAGTGTTTACATCAGCCCAAGTTGCATCTTTACCAGCAATTTTAGGTTGTTTTAAACGTAAACCATCATATAATGAAAGAACAGAAGCATGAACTCTTGCGTTAGCTCCAGTTTTAGCTCCTTCTAAATTATTGTTTTCTACTTTAATAGGACGACCCTCACGAGTTTTGATTAAAATATTAGCAAAATCAAAACCATCAGCCATTGTTGTTGCATAATAATCCGCAACACCAGGAATAATTTCTTCTGGTTGAACTACGTAAGGAATTGACTTTACAACAGGACCCTCACAAGCTGCTAATGAAGCAGCAGCAGTGCTAAATCCAACATATTTTAAAAAGTCACGACGAGTAGTTGACGAAGCAGACAAAGTTTCTTTATCTCCTAAAAATTGGTCAACCGGAATTGGTTCCACAAACTCGTTGTTTCTTAGCGTCTCAACAATAGAGCTATTTTCGTTTAGCTCCTCAACACTTTTCCAGTATTTTTTGTTTGATGCCATTGTATAGTATATTAGCTTCTTAAATTATTTTTATTAATAGTGACATTTACCACATTCTAAACCTCCCATTTGAGCAGTAGTTAACTGAGATACTCCGTATTTTTTAGAAAGCTCTTCATGGATTTTTTTGTAGTAAGCATTATCTTCTACTTTCACATTTGTTTCTCTGTGACAGTTGATACACCATCCCATTGTTAATGGAGCATGTTGTTTCATGATTTCCATTTCTTCAACTGGACCGTGACAAGTTTGACACTCAACTCCAGCAACAGTTACGTGTTGAGAGTGATTGAAATAAACGTGATCAGGTAAATTATGAATTCTAACCCACTTAACCGGTTTAGTTTTCCCTGTATATTTTTGTAATGTTTTATCCCATCCAACTGCATCATATAATTTTGCAATTTGCGCATCATAGAATGCTTTTGTATGCTCTTCAGTTGCAGTAGTTTCAGCTACTTCACTAATGTTTTTATGACAGTTCATACAAACATTTAAAGAAGGAATACCTGAAGTTTTACTTACACGAGCAGAAGAGTGACAGTATTTACAGTCAATTCCATTTTCACCAGCGTGAATTCTGTGAGAATAGTGAATTGGTTGAACTGGCTCGTACCCTTGATCAACACCAACTTGCATTAAATAACCATAAGCAAAGTACGCCGATACCAATAAAAGTAAAATTACAGAAACCAAAACTAAAAATTGATTTTTAGCATAAGCCCTGAAAAGATTCATTAAAGAACGATCTTTTTGCTCAACTTCTAATCCTTTAGCGCTAGCAATTTTAGTCAACATATTGTTCACCAAGAACAACATAACAACTAACATCAACATTACTAAAGAAAGAACTCCTAATATCACATTATTAGAAACACCAGAATCAGCAGTAACACCACCAGCCACAGCAGCTCCAGGAGCTACAGCAGGAGCCTCAGGTTTTGGCTCTGAAGTATACGCTAAAATATTGTCAATATCTTCATTTGACAATTGTGGAAATGCAGTCATAGGAACTTTGTTATTTTCCTCAAAAACTTTTACAGCTTGCGCATCTCCTGACTTGATTAATTCTCCACTATTTTTTACCCATTTGTAAATCCATTCTGCATCATACTTAGAAGCAACCCCACGAAGTGCAGGACCCGTAGCTTTTGCATCTAATTTATGACAAGCGGCACAATTGGTATTAAATAATTCTTTACCTTTTACTGCATCCTGAGCGAATGCCGATAAAGAAGTTACTAGCACGAATGCTAAACTGAAGAAAATCTTTGAAAACGATTTATGGTTACCCACCTTTTTCATATTTAAAATGATTATCGACTTAATTTGGTATACTTTTAGATATACTTAATCTAAAAACAACACGTTATTTTTTCAAAACTCCGACAAAAATACAATATTCGAACTATTATTAAAACCTTAATTTTATCTTAAAATGTAATTTATATTTGTTCTAAATAATATTTAAGTATTCAAATATCGTCTTAAATTGTATTTTTGTATTAAAATCATTTGCATATGAAAAACTTATCAAAACATAACTTATTGTACTTCTTTATTCTATCATCAATTTTCTGTTTTTCAACAAGAGGACAAGAAAATAAAACCACAATTTCGGTAGACCCTAAAATTGATCAATTGTTAAAAGAAAAAAGAAAACTAAACACAGGTTTGTTTTTAAACGAAGGCTATAAAATTCAAATTTTCTATGGAAATAGTGAAGAGTCTAAGAAAAAGCTGATAGAGTTTAAAAAAGAGTTCAAAGATTTAGATGGAACAATAATCTTTAATAGCCCAAACTATAAGGTGTGGATTGGCAATTTTAAAACAAGAATTGAAGTTGAAAAAGCAATGGTTGATATTAAGAAAAAATATCCAACAGCATTAATTATAAAACCAACAAATTAATAAAGTGCAAAATAAAAAAAGCCATTCGAAAGAATGGCTTTTTTTATATCTATAAGTTGATTATTTCAACTTTTTCTTAACTTCAACTTCATGGAATCCTTCAATTAAATCATACTCACGAATATCGTTGTAATTTTTAATCTGCATACCACAATCGTATCCTTTAGAAACCTCTTTAACATCGTCTTTGAAACGTTTTAAAGTAGCTAATTCACCCGTGTAAATTACAACACCTTCTCTAATTAAACGTATCTTAGAGTTTCTTAGAATCTTACCATCAGTTACCATACATCCAGCAATTGTACCTACTTTAGAAACTTTAAAGATTTCTCTAATTTCTGCAGTACCTGTAATCTCTTCTTTCATTTCTGGAGATAACATTCCTTCCATTGCATCTTTCAAGTCGTCAATTGCATCGTAAATAATTGAATAGTTACGGATATCAATTTCTTCTTTCTCTGCCAACTGTTTCGCATTTCCTTGAGGACGAACGTTAAATCCAATAATAATTGCATCAGAAGCAGAGGCTAACAATACGTCAGATTCAGTAATTGCACCAACTCCTTTATGAATTATATTAATTTGAATTTCTTCTGTAGATAATTTAGAGAACGAATCCGATAATGCTTCAACAGAACCATCAACGTCTCCTTTAAGAATAATATTCAACTCTTTAAATTGTCCTAATGCGATACGACGACCAATTTCTGCAAGCGTAATATGTTTTTGTGTACGAACAGACTGCTCACGTTGTAATTGCGTACGTTTTGCTGCAATTTGTTTTGCTTCTCTTTCATCTTCGTAAACATTGAACTTATCACCAGCTGTTGGCGCACCATCTAAACCTAAAACAGAAACTGGAGTTGATGGTCCTGCCTCTTTAATTTGGTGACCTCTTTCGTCAAACATGGCTCTAATTTTACCATGGTTTTTACCAGCTAGAACATAATCTCCAATACGAAGAGTACCCGCTTGAACTAAGATAGTAGATACATATCCTCTACCTTTATCTAATTGAGCTTCTACAACAGTTCCTAATGCAGGTTTTTTTGGATTTGCAGTAAGTTCTAAAATTTCAGCTTCTAATAATACTTTTTCTAATAACTCAGGAACACCTTGACCAAATTTAGCAGAAATATCTTGAGATTGGTATTTTCCACCCCAATCTTCAACTAGTAAATTCATACCTGCTAATTGCTCTTTAATTTTTTCAGGGTTAGCCGTTGGCTTATCCACTTTATTGATTGCAAAAATCATAGGAACTCCAGCAGCTTGAGCATGACTGATAGCCTCTTTTGTTTGCGGCATTATTTCATCATCGGCAGCAACTACGATAATTGCAATATCGGTAACTTGAGCTCCACGTG of Flavobacterium channae contains these proteins:
- a CDS encoding cytochrome c oxidase subunit II yields the protein MTSFLVFIILVLVGIAVWQLTKIFDLTQIGASSENSEIANDKDNTVNGYLMFAFVGFIYVFTIYSLYAWGDLVLGTPASEHGPDYDNLMYISFAIIFFVQTITQFLLHYFAFKYRGKEGQKALYFADNNKLEAVWTIIPVIVLAGLIMYGLYTWNNIMFVDEEDKQDAIVIELYAKQFGWEARYAGDDKTLGKANVRLIEGINTLGVDLADPAAQDDKVVTELHLPVGKKVIFKMRSQDVLHSAYMPHFRAQMNCVPGMITQFAFTPTVTTADMRNDEAIMAKVDKINKIRTENSKKIVAEGGTALDPYTFDYLLLCNKICGASHYNMQMKIVVDTPADFKKWLAEKPTLAQQWKEANAPAPAAAPAEATNAVAVDSTKVVAQVIK
- a CDS encoding quinol:cytochrome C oxidoreductase; the encoded protein is MYTFSSKLKTFSFVLMLLGAIGIGIGFMAAPKTIEDVEKILAADSHHGHEAAHVEKEVSHATEAHATEEHVVVDTMKVADTHVVDSTHAEAHMVVDSVAAHAEAHADNHDAHAKADAHSHDDHKAHLEHVLHQLQNKPWAALYVACIFFMLISVGVLAFYAIQYAAQAGWSPILFRVMEGITAYLLPGSIIFFVLLVAAGMHFNHLFVWMDPEVLDKASVKYDRLIDLKSGYLNVPFFLGRAAVFLIVWNLYRHFSRKNSLAQDAASDNSFYKKNFKMAAAFLVFFIVSESIMSWDWIMSVDPHWYSTLFGWYVFASFFVSGITVIAMITLYLKSKGYLEYVNTSHIHDLAKFMFGISIFWTYLWFSQFMLIWYSNIPEEVTYFVTRIEHYKLPFFGMLAMNFIFPLLILINTDFKRLTWIVVMAGIVILCGHYIDFFNMIMPATVGDQWFIGIPEIGALLFFLGLFIFVVFSALTKAPLVPKGNPLIEESKHFHY
- a CDS encoding c-type cytochrome; this encodes MKSLYKIVAVVGLSFMATSCFDKAKPNYQFMPNMYEAVSYETYSEHDIFKGGVEAQLPAKGSIKRGFVPYEIPNTPEGYALAKATLKSPLDSISLNPEKGKELFNIYCAICHGEKGDGKGNLVVKEKFLGVPSYKDREITEGSVFHVITYGLNSMGSHANQLSQQERWQVTDYVLKLKSGL
- a CDS encoding DUF3341 domain-containing protein translates to MSNKVIHAIYNDDDVLMDAVKQTRAAHHHIEEIYTPFPVHGLDKAMGLAPTRIAICAFIYGLVGLSIYTALMNFIMINDWPQDIGGKPSFSYIDNMPAFVPIMFEGTVFFAAHLMVITFYMRSKLWPFKKAENPDVRTTDDHFLMEVGVHGNEEELVSFFTNTGAVEVKVVEKH
- the nrfD gene encoding NrfD/PsrC family molybdoenzyme membrane anchor subunit; its protein translation is MSSHYEAPIRKPLVVGSKSYHDVTVDVAKPVEGRANKQWWIVFSIALAAFLWGLGCMIYTVTTGIGTWGLNKTVGWAWDITNFVWWVGIGHAGTLISAVLLLFRQKWRMAINRSAEAMTIFSVMQAGLFPIIHMGRPWLGYWVLPIPNQFGSLWVNFNSPLLWDVFAISTYLSVSLVFWWTGLLPDFAMLRDRAVTPFTKRIYSTLSFGWSGRAKDWQRFEEVSLVLAGLATPLVLSVHTIVSFDFATSVIPGWHTTILPPYFVAGAIFSGFAMVNTLLIIMRKVSNLEDYITIQHIELMNIVIMITGSIVGCAYITELFVAWYSGVEYEQYAFLNRATGPYWWSYWLMMTCNVISPQVMWSKKIRTNIMASFIISIVVNVGMWFERFVIIVTSLHRDYLPSSWTMFQPTFVDAGIYIGTIGFFFVLFLLYSRSFPVIAQAEVKTILKSSGDNYKAEREKHGHNHSDNH
- a CDS encoding TAT-variant-translocated molybdopterin oxidoreductase, coding for MASNKKYWKSVEELNENSSIVETLRNNEFVEPIPVDQFLGDKETLSASSTTRRDFLKYVGFSTAAASLAACEGPVVKSIPYVVQPEEIIPGVADYYATTMADGFDFANILIKTREGRPIKVENNNLEGAKTGANARVHASVLSLYDGLRLKQPKIAGKDATWADVNTKVKASLEDAKAKGGNVVVLTNTMASPSTDALIASLVAKYPTTKHVVYDAVSESNALDAFQAVYGVRALANYDFSKANTIVSVGADFLGDWQGGGFDAGYAQGRIPKNGMMSKHIQIEANMSLAGANADVRIPLNVAAQKQALVKIYNIVTGAAVSTSKIEKYDEAVVKAAKQLKAAGSKGVFVTGLDDVNAQLLALAINNALQSEAFNPSDAILTRKGDAKAVAQLVADMKAGKVHTLIMNGVNPAYTLANSKDFVAALKSVKLSVAFSMKEDETSSLTTIAAAAPHYLESWGDVAITRSNYSIMQPTIRPLFNTKQFQEALLTWTDNTVAYYDFLKSFSAASLAGKSWNQAVHDGFVASEASPLAATSADYAGAASALAQAKSNNFDLVLYTKVGMGDGQQANNPWLQEFPDPITRVSWDNYVTISKADADKGGFKNWNVANGGLNGSYATIKVGNATLENVPVVIQPGQAKGTLGLAFGYGKKLGLKEEMQVGVNAYALYANLNSNQSATITVANGEHEFACVQLQKTLMGRGDIVKETTLEVFNTQKAEIWNPVPMVSLDHKPTATTEVDLWDSFDRSTGHHFNLSIDLNACTGCGACVIACHAENNVPVVGKSEIRRSRDMHWLRIDRYYSSQDTFAGDIEFKDGSAGLMNSIDTFASMEDPSENPQVAFQPVMCQHCNHAPCETVCPVAATSHGREGQNHMAYNRCVGTRYCANNCPYKVRRFNWFLYNKNSEFDYHMNDDLGRMVINPDVNVRSRGVMEKCSMCIQMTQAVKLKAKREGREVGKDEFQTACSAACSSGAMKFGDINNSESDVAKLVESDRMYHLLEHIGTKPNVMYHVKVRNDK
- a CDS encoding c-type cytochrome, with amino-acid sequence MKKVGNHKSFSKIFFSLAFVLVTSLSAFAQDAVKGKELFNTNCAACHKLDAKATGPALRGVASKYDAEWIYKWVKNSGELIKSGDAQAVKVFEENNKVPMTAFPQLSNEDIDNILAYTSEPKPEAPAVAPGAAVAGGVTADSGVSNNVILGVLSLVMLMLVVMLFLVNNMLTKIASAKGLEVEQKDRSLMNLFRAYAKNQFLVLVSVILLLLVSAYFAYGYLMQVGVDQGYEPVQPIHYSHRIHAGENGIDCKYCHSSARVSKTSGIPSLNVCMNCHKNISEVAETTATEEHTKAFYDAQIAKLYDAVGWDKTLQKYTGKTKPVKWVRIHNLPDHVYFNHSQHVTVAGVECQTCHGPVEEMEIMKQHAPLTMGWCINCHRETNVKVEDNAYYKKIHEELSKKYGVSQLTTAQMGGLECGKCHY
- a CDS encoding SPOR domain-containing protein, which encodes MKNLSKHNLLYFFILSSIFCFSTRGQENKTTISVDPKIDQLLKEKRKLNTGLFLNEGYKIQIFYGNSEESKKKLIEFKKEFKDLDGTIIFNSPNYKVWIGNFKTRIEVEKAMVDIKKKYPTALIIKPTN